A region of Haloplanus sp. XH21 DNA encodes the following proteins:
- a CDS encoding DUF2309 domain-containing protein: MTLEQATISDSIDRAAETVGSVWPLHSFVTANPLSGFEDQPFHRAVAEAERRFGGRGYPHPSVFRQAWEQGRIDPAALTAELDAHGISQDPDTLLDEMETAEASREADAATDMVDRILSKWLARFLDQGQAKWSMPDREQGFYAAWRDLAPYDGEIPGCDDPSDLPETATAALEAALSDSPQGRWEAIFEHQFAALPGWTGFIKQRAAGNGPWQATYPISLLEYLAVRLTLADLLDAPTEPDEREDGGDTDDVPLPEIWLTAWEKSYRDRLLDGVDRTVTGASADDARPAAQLVFCIDTRSEIIRRHVEAAGPYETHGYAGFFGIPMRYQAYDADVGIDSCPPIVEPQHHITDRPQPAQRGDKRTHDRWRKLLSTGRKHIKTLKTNVAAAFTFVEGGGSAYGAAMATRTLLPSVVADIAGAFDDRIPAPAEFCTPAVDHDDGAHTEDDLPQGMSLAEKVTYAETAFELMGWEEFARLVVFTGHASETTNNPFASSLDCGACAGNAGGPNARVLATICNDDAVKSTLRERGYDIPSDTVFLAAEHNTTTDEITLFDGDIPGSHREDVEGLREDLSQARAAAASERTASMTGSEGDDAVHETERRTADWAETRPEWGLAGNASFVIGPRELTADQNLDGRAFLHSYDWTTDPDGEALEAIMTGPLVVTQWINNQYYFATVDNGVYGSGSKVTQNPRGNIGVVQGNGGDLMTGLPLQSLMVDSDQPYHQPLRLTAVIHAPVERVTDILRRHEEIATLFDNGWMSLTVVTPEQDNAAFHYQGGLEWEPEPRVSRPLVH; the protein is encoded by the coding sequence ATGACTCTTGAACAAGCCACCATCAGTGACAGCATCGACCGCGCGGCCGAAACCGTGGGCTCGGTCTGGCCGCTCCACTCGTTCGTTACGGCCAACCCCCTCTCGGGGTTCGAGGATCAGCCGTTCCACCGCGCGGTCGCAGAAGCCGAACGGCGGTTCGGTGGCCGAGGCTATCCACACCCCTCCGTCTTCCGCCAGGCCTGGGAACAGGGCCGGATCGACCCGGCCGCGCTGACGGCAGAGCTCGACGCTCACGGCATCTCACAGGATCCGGACACCCTCCTCGACGAGATGGAGACGGCCGAAGCGTCGCGCGAGGCCGACGCCGCGACGGACATGGTCGACCGGATCCTCTCGAAATGGCTCGCCAGGTTCCTCGATCAGGGGCAGGCGAAGTGGTCGATGCCGGACCGCGAGCAGGGGTTCTACGCCGCGTGGCGCGACCTGGCCCCGTACGACGGCGAGATACCCGGCTGTGACGACCCGTCCGACCTCCCCGAGACGGCCACGGCGGCGCTGGAAGCGGCGCTGTCCGACTCCCCGCAGGGGCGCTGGGAGGCCATCTTCGAACACCAGTTCGCCGCACTGCCGGGATGGACCGGGTTCATCAAACAGCGGGCCGCCGGGAACGGACCGTGGCAGGCGACGTATCCGATCTCGCTGCTCGAGTATCTCGCGGTACGGTTGACGCTCGCTGACCTGTTGGACGCACCCACCGAACCCGACGAGCGCGAGGACGGCGGTGACACCGACGACGTCCCGCTACCCGAAATCTGGCTGACGGCGTGGGAGAAAAGCTACCGCGACCGGCTGCTCGACGGCGTCGACCGGACGGTCACGGGCGCGTCCGCGGACGACGCTCGTCCGGCCGCACAGCTCGTCTTCTGTATCGACACCCGCTCGGAGATCATCCGCCGGCACGTCGAGGCCGCTGGCCCGTACGAGACCCACGGGTACGCGGGCTTTTTCGGCATCCCGATGCGGTATCAGGCGTACGACGCCGACGTGGGGATCGACTCCTGTCCACCGATCGTCGAGCCCCAACACCACATCACCGACCGCCCGCAACCCGCACAGCGCGGGGACAAGAGGACGCACGACCGGTGGCGCAAGCTACTGTCGACCGGCCGGAAGCATATCAAGACGCTCAAGACCAACGTCGCCGCCGCCTTCACTTTCGTCGAGGGCGGCGGGAGCGCCTACGGCGCAGCGATGGCGACGCGGACGCTGCTTCCGTCGGTCGTGGCCGACATCGCCGGCGCCTTCGACGACCGGATCCCCGCTCCCGCCGAGTTCTGTACGCCCGCCGTCGACCACGACGACGGCGCACATACCGAGGATGATCTCCCACAGGGAATGTCCCTCGCGGAGAAAGTCACCTACGCCGAAACCGCCTTCGAACTCATGGGCTGGGAGGAGTTCGCCCGGCTGGTCGTCTTCACGGGACACGCCAGCGAGACGACGAACAACCCGTTCGCCTCCAGCCTCGACTGCGGCGCCTGCGCCGGAAACGCCGGCGGGCCGAACGCGCGCGTCCTCGCGACGATCTGTAACGACGACGCCGTCAAATCCACTCTCCGGGAGCGGGGCTATGACATCCCGTCCGACACGGTGTTTCTCGCTGCCGAGCACAACACCACGACCGACGAAATCACGCTGTTCGACGGCGACATCCCCGGGAGCCACCGCGAAGACGTCGAGGGCCTCCGCGAGGACCTCTCGCAGGCACGGGCCGCGGCCGCAAGCGAGCGCACGGCGTCGATGACGGGCAGCGAGGGCGACGACGCCGTTCACGAAACGGAGCGCCGGACGGCCGACTGGGCCGAAACCCGGCCCGAGTGGGGGCTGGCCGGCAACGCGTCGTTCGTCATCGGTCCCCGTGAACTGACCGCGGACCAGAACCTCGACGGCCGGGCGTTCCTGCACTCCTACGACTGGACCACGGATCCGGACGGCGAGGCGCTCGAAGCCATCATGACGGGACCGCTCGTCGTCACGCAGTGGATCAACAACCAGTACTACTTCGCGACCGTCGACAACGGCGTCTACGGGAGCGGCTCCAAGGTTACCCAGAACCCGCGCGGCAACATCGGCGTCGTGCAGGGCAACGGCGGCGACCTCATGACGGGGCTCCCGCTCCAGTCGCTGATGGTGGACAGCGACCAACCGTATCATCAGCCGCTCCGGCTCACGGCCGTGATCCACGCGCCCGTCGAACGGGTGACCGACATCCTCCGCCGCCACGAAGAGATCGCCACCCTCTTCGACAACGGCTGGATGTCGCTCACGGTCGTGACCCCCGAGCAGGACAACGCCGCGTTCCACTACCAGGGCGGCCTGGAGTGGGAACCGGAGCCGCGAGTGTCACGGCCGCTCGTCCACTGA
- a CDS encoding arsenic resistance protein has protein sequence MSAPDWLRRHQVAFYAVAVILAIGIGVARPSAASLVERLIDPVLAVLLYVTFLDIPFVRLRRAFRNGRFIGAALGLNFVVVPVVVWGLTRALPDRPAILVGVFMVLLTPCIDYVITFTELAGGDAEQIIATTPALMLVQLLLLPVYLWLFMGSAVAHIIDAGPFVEAFLIIIALPLALAWLTEAWAGRSSTGESWQAAMGWLPIPMMGVTLFVVIASQLPRVRGSIDQIAVVVPVYLAFLVVMPLLGPTAARVLGMGVGESRALVFTAVTRNSLVVLPLALALPEGYRIAPAVVVTQTLVELVGMVTLTRVVPAWLVPRSDDSGA, from the coding sequence ATGTCCGCACCGGACTGGCTCCGCCGACACCAGGTCGCGTTCTACGCCGTCGCCGTCATCCTGGCTATCGGCATCGGCGTCGCTCGGCCGAGCGCTGCCTCGCTGGTCGAGCGGCTGATCGATCCGGTGCTTGCCGTCCTGCTCTACGTCACGTTCCTCGACATTCCGTTCGTTCGGCTCCGCCGTGCGTTCCGGAACGGCCGGTTCATCGGGGCAGCGCTCGGCCTGAACTTCGTCGTCGTCCCCGTCGTCGTCTGGGGACTCACGCGGGCACTCCCCGACCGCCCAGCGATCCTCGTCGGGGTGTTCATGGTGCTGCTGACGCCGTGTATCGACTACGTGATCACGTTCACGGAACTCGCGGGCGGGGACGCCGAACAGATCATCGCCACGACGCCGGCGCTCATGCTGGTGCAACTCCTCTTGCTCCCGGTGTATCTGTGGCTCTTCATGGGTTCGGCAGTCGCACACATCATCGACGCCGGGCCGTTCGTCGAGGCGTTCCTGATCATCATTGCGCTCCCGCTGGCGCTCGCGTGGCTCACGGAGGCGTGGGCGGGCCGGTCCTCGACGGGCGAATCGTGGCAGGCCGCGATGGGCTGGCTCCCTATCCCGATGATGGGGGTGACGCTGTTCGTCGTCATCGCCTCGCAACTACCGCGCGTCCGGGGATCCATCGACCAGATAGCGGTCGTCGTCCCGGTGTACCTCGCCTTCCTCGTCGTCATGCCGTTGCTCGGGCCGACCGCGGCGCGGGTGCTGGGAATGGGCGTCGGGGAGAGCCGGGCGCTCGTGTTCACCGCGGTCACGCGCAACTCGCTTGTCGTGTTGCCGCTGGCGCTCGCGCTCCCCGAAGGCTATCGGATAGCCCCTGCGGTCGTCGTGACCCAGACGCTCGTCGAACTCGTCGGGATGGTCACGCTCACGCGTGTCGTTCCAGCGTGGCTCGTTCCCCGGAGCGACGACTCGGGAGCGTAG
- the surE gene encoding 5'/3'-nucleotidase SurE, which translates to MDEPHVLLTNDDGIGSVGFRALYDALDEFAEVTAVAPDGDQSAVGRAMSHEVDVEEHPLGYAIHGTPADCTVVGLEALCPDVDMVVAGCNRGANLGAYVLGRSGTVSAAVEAAFFDVPAIAVSLYVPGDDGEWQHAADQPEDYRNATEAAAYLVEHAPRAGVFEQAEYLNVNAPIYEAGDDPAPIEITEPSTLYDMRAERDGERISLTDNVWARMREGTLPDPPGTDRRAIVEGRVSVSPLTAPHTTRHHEALDALAETYLG; encoded by the coding sequence ATGGACGAGCCACACGTCCTCCTGACGAACGACGACGGAATCGGCTCCGTCGGGTTCCGCGCGCTCTACGACGCCCTCGACGAGTTCGCCGAGGTGACTGCCGTCGCCCCCGACGGCGATCAGAGCGCCGTCGGCCGGGCGATGTCCCACGAGGTCGATGTCGAGGAACACCCGCTCGGCTACGCCATCCACGGGACGCCTGCCGACTGCACCGTCGTCGGCCTGGAGGCGCTGTGTCCGGATGTCGATATGGTCGTCGCCGGCTGTAACCGCGGGGCCAACCTCGGCGCGTACGTCCTCGGGCGATCCGGGACTGTGAGTGCCGCCGTCGAGGCGGCCTTCTTCGACGTGCCGGCCATCGCCGTCTCGCTGTACGTCCCCGGCGACGATGGCGAGTGGCAACACGCCGCCGATCAGCCGGAAGACTACCGCAACGCCACCGAAGCGGCCGCCTATCTCGTCGAACACGCGCCCCGCGCGGGCGTGTTCGAACAGGCCGAATACCTGAACGTCAACGCCCCCATCTACGAGGCGGGCGACGACCCTGCCCCCATCGAGATCACCGAACCCTCGACGCTTTACGACATGCGCGCCGAGCGCGACGGCGAGCGCATCAGCCTCACCGACAACGTCTGGGCGCGGATGCGCGAGGGGACCCTGCCGGACCCGCCGGGCACCGACCGCCGGGCCATCGTCGAGGGACGCGTCAGCGTCTCGCCACTCACGGCACCTCACACCACCCGTCACCACGAGGCGCTGGATGCGCTCGCGGAGACGTATCTGGGCTGA
- a CDS encoding small ribosomal subunit Rsm22 family protein: protein MIDREAVRSNAKYLRQVRPIDPEEISEYVGGDPHPAVVRRVLQEEAYDLGLFERDDGAFVPAATEPVSAPGWEPDRLPDRYVDTLEDLLVERYGANWHRGDAGDRLREVIRRLKADYYEQNPVEYDAEVALGYAIYHLPDYYAAVGYPLDDLVEQSLLPRRLRVLDIGAGAGGPALGLFEYLPDDAVVDYHAVEPSAAADVLETMLAETRRNVRTTIHRERIEDFGFDAAPYDLVLCGSVLSELDDPDAVVEQALAALADDGTLFALSPADLETSTGLRRIERAVTGDEANVYAPTLRLWSGFEPADRGWSFDERPPVEAPRTQRQLDDAGDDPGTFRNETVKFSYALLRTDGQRRVGVRADGSRHARMADMERHVTERIDLLAVKLSRNLAEGGNPLFKIGDGSERVEHYAVLTRESGLNRQLGAADYGTVLRFENALALWNDDEGAYNLVVDDEAVVDLVG from the coding sequence ATGATCGACCGCGAGGCCGTCCGGTCGAACGCGAAATATCTCCGGCAGGTGCGCCCCATCGACCCCGAGGAGATCAGCGAGTACGTCGGGGGCGACCCGCATCCGGCGGTCGTTCGCCGCGTCCTGCAGGAGGAGGCGTACGACCTGGGACTGTTCGAACGCGACGACGGGGCGTTCGTGCCCGCGGCGACGGAGCCGGTGTCGGCGCCGGGATGGGAGCCCGACCGGCTTCCGGACCGCTACGTCGACACGCTCGAAGACCTGCTCGTGGAGCGCTACGGCGCGAACTGGCACCGGGGCGACGCCGGTGACCGCCTACGCGAGGTGATCCGGCGGCTGAAAGCCGACTACTACGAACAGAACCCGGTCGAGTACGACGCGGAGGTGGCGCTCGGCTACGCCATCTACCACCTCCCCGACTACTACGCCGCCGTCGGCTACCCTCTCGACGATCTGGTCGAGCAGTCGTTGCTTCCGCGCCGTCTCCGCGTCCTCGATATCGGCGCCGGCGCCGGCGGCCCCGCCCTCGGTCTGTTCGAGTATCTCCCCGACGACGCCGTCGTCGACTACCACGCGGTCGAACCCAGCGCCGCGGCCGACGTACTGGAGACGATGCTCGCCGAGACCCGGCGGAACGTTCGGACGACCATCCACCGCGAGCGCATCGAGGACTTCGGGTTCGACGCCGCACCCTACGACCTCGTCCTGTGTGGGAGCGTCCTGAGCGAACTCGACGACCCCGACGCGGTCGTCGAGCAGGCACTCGCCGCCCTGGCCGACGACGGAACGCTCTTTGCCCTCTCGCCCGCCGACCTCGAAACCAGCACCGGCCTCCGGCGCATCGAGCGCGCGGTCACCGGCGACGAGGCGAACGTCTACGCGCCGACGCTGCGCCTGTGGTCTGGATTCGAACCTGCGGACCGCGGGTGGTCGTTCGACGAACGACCGCCTGTCGAGGCGCCCCGAACTCAGCGACAGCTGGACGACGCGGGCGACGACCCCGGCACCTTCCGCAACGAGACGGTGAAGTTCTCCTACGCGCTCCTGCGGACCGACGGGCAGCGGCGGGTCGGCGTGCGCGCCGACGGGTCGCGTCACGCCCGCATGGCCGACATGGAGCGTCACGTCACCGAGCGCATCGACCTGCTGGCGGTGAAACTCAGCCGCAATCTGGCCGAGGGCGGCAACCCCCTGTTCAAAATCGGCGACGGGAGCGAACGGGTCGAACACTACGCGGTGTTGACGCGGGAGTCCGGACTGAATCGCCAACTCGGCGCCGCCGACTACGGCACCGTCCTTCGGTTCGAGAACGCCCTTGCGCTCTGGAACGACGACGAGGGCGCGTACAACCTCGTCGTCGACGACGAGGCGGTCGTGGATCTGGTGGGCTAG
- a CDS encoding prephenate dehydrogenase/arogenate dehydrogenase family protein, with the protein MDLLVVGAGEMGRWVARTVARPVALADIDAAAAERAADDIDGVRAVPTDTTETFDAVCLAVPISAVADAIDRYAPRAERAMCDVTGVMAAPVDAMRDALPDHERVSMHPLFAASNAPGNVAVVADAPGSVTDAIRDDLAAAGNHLFETTVAEHDEAMETVQAGAHTAVLAYALAAADVREEFATPVSAALDDLVETVTGGTPRVYREIQETFEGDDDVAEAAKRVAEAEGEAFDDLYREAGE; encoded by the coding sequence ATGGACTTGCTGGTGGTTGGCGCGGGCGAAATGGGTCGGTGGGTCGCTCGGACCGTCGCCCGTCCCGTCGCCCTCGCGGATATCGACGCGGCGGCGGCAGAGCGGGCGGCCGACGACATCGACGGGGTCAGAGCGGTCCCCACGGACACGACCGAGACGTTCGACGCCGTCTGCCTGGCCGTGCCGATTTCGGCGGTCGCCGACGCAATCGACCGCTATGCCCCTCGCGCCGAGCGAGCGATGTGCGACGTGACCGGCGTGATGGCCGCCCCGGTCGACGCCATGCGTGACGCGCTCCCTGATCACGAGCGCGTGTCGATGCATCCGCTGTTCGCCGCGTCGAACGCCCCCGGTAACGTCGCCGTCGTCGCCGACGCGCCCGGTTCCGTCACCGACGCCATTCGCGACGACCTGGCAGCCGCCGGGAACCACCTCTTCGAGACGACGGTCGCGGAACACGACGAGGCGATGGAGACGGTGCAGGCCGGCGCCCACACCGCCGTTCTCGCCTACGCGCTCGCCGCCGCCGACGTGCGCGAGGAGTTCGCGACGCCCGTCTCGGCCGCGCTCGACGACTTGGTGGAGACGGTCACCGGCGGCACGCCGCGTGTCTACCGAGAGATTCAGGAGACGTTCGAGGGCGACGACGACGTCGCCGAGGCGGCGAAGCGTGTCGCCGAGGCGGAGGGCGAGGCGTTCGACGACCTGTACCGGGAGGCGGGCGAATGA
- a CDS encoding MFS transporter: protein MNWRYRHTVLGLCTLAFASTMLARLVISPVVPDVTDGFGVSTGAVGLALSGMWAAYAFTQFPSGILGDRFGERRIILAAVGITAFASLSLALSPSFLTFAALTVVLGAGAGLHYSVATTLLTKEFEDIGRAIGVHVAGGPLAGLIAPVVATAVAVRYDWRAAIAVGAAVAVPIFVAFAWRVEPTPPDRPAESMRDRMAVGPLIEVLTRPPIAFTTAVAVLGAFCWQATASFLPTFLVAFRGLPETYAGLLFSAYFVVNGLAQPTIGWVSDRIGRDGAATATMALGVAGYALLVAGPRIALLPAVVLVGAAMTWSAPLQSRYFDRFSESEQGAAFGLVRTAYMVLGATGSVVTGVLADVAGWETAYGLLVGVMGLGLMLLVGNRIFRLGL, encoded by the coding sequence GTGAACTGGCGGTATCGCCACACGGTCCTCGGTCTCTGTACGCTCGCGTTCGCGTCGACGATGCTCGCGCGGCTGGTCATCAGCCCTGTCGTCCCGGATGTCACCGACGGGTTCGGGGTTTCGACCGGCGCCGTGGGGCTCGCGCTCTCGGGCATGTGGGCCGCGTACGCGTTCACGCAGTTCCCCTCCGGCATCCTGGGCGACCGCTTCGGCGAGCGACGGATCATCCTCGCCGCCGTCGGCATCACCGCGTTCGCAAGCCTGTCGCTCGCGCTCTCCCCCTCGTTTCTCACCTTCGCCGCGCTGACGGTGGTCCTCGGCGCCGGCGCAGGCCTGCATTACAGCGTCGCCACCACCCTCCTCACGAAGGAGTTCGAGGACATCGGGCGAGCGATCGGCGTCCACGTCGCCGGGGGACCGCTCGCGGGACTGATCGCGCCCGTCGTCGCCACGGCGGTCGCCGTCCGCTACGACTGGCGGGCCGCCATCGCCGTCGGCGCCGCCGTCGCCGTCCCCATCTTCGTCGCCTTCGCGTGGCGCGTCGAACCCACCCCGCCCGACCGCCCGGCGGAGTCGATGCGCGACCGGATGGCCGTCGGCCCGCTGATCGAGGTGCTCACGCGCCCGCCCATCGCGTTCACCACCGCCGTCGCCGTCCTCGGGGCCTTCTGCTGGCAGGCGACGGCCTCCTTTCTCCCGACCTTCCTCGTCGCCTTTCGGGGCCTTCCCGAGACCTACGCCGGCCTCCTCTTTTCGGCGTATTTCGTCGTCAACGGCCTCGCGCAACCGACGATCGGATGGGTGTCCGACCGCATCGGCCGCGACGGCGCGGCGACGGCGACGATGGCGCTCGGCGTCGCCGGCTACGCGCTCCTCGTCGCCGGCCCCCGCATCGCGCTCCTGCCTGCCGTCGTCCTCGTCGGCGCGGCGATGACGTGGAGCGCACCCCTCCAGTCGCGCTACTTCGACCGATTCAGCGAGTCGGAGCAAGGCGCCGCGTTCGGCCTCGTCCGCACCGCGTACATGGTCCTCGGTGCGACGGGCAGCGTCGTCACGGGCGTCCTCGCCGATGTCGCGGGATGGGAGACCGCCTACGGTCTGCTCGTCGGCGTGATGGGGCTCGGTCTGATGCTCCTGGTCGGTAATCGCATCTTCCGCCTCGGGCTCTGA
- a CDS encoding M24 family metallopeptidase — MRSDRSPLDDALGDDHDGYLVDADGTDSTQRYLSGFDAPDPFVTCYTPDGVHLLVSGLEYGRATKDADADTVARLSAYDYRDRVADAGRVRGRARVIADFLADRDVSAVAVPARFPLGTADGLREEGLVVDVDHDDAVTRLRAVKTDTEIEHIRRAQRANERAMSAAESLLELATVEDGLLHRDGEPLTSEAVRREIELTLLQDGYALDETIVACGADAADPHDRGSGPLRAGEPIVIDIFPRDKETRYHADMTRTFVKGTPSPKLREWFELTDAARQAALDAVEPGVTGEDVHAAACDVYEEAGLPTLRSDPGAETGFIHSTGHGVGLDVHELPRIAPDGGELDPGNVITVEPGLYDPDVGGVRIEDLVVVTEDGYENLTAYPVELVV, encoded by the coding sequence ATGCGATCGGACCGCTCACCGCTCGACGACGCTCTCGGCGACGACCACGACGGCTATCTGGTCGACGCCGACGGCACCGATTCGACCCAGCGTTACCTCTCGGGATTCGACGCCCCCGACCCCTTCGTCACCTGCTACACGCCCGACGGCGTCCACCTCCTCGTCTCCGGACTGGAGTACGGCCGCGCGACGAAAGACGCCGACGCCGACACCGTCGCTCGGCTCTCGGCGTACGACTATCGGGATCGCGTCGCCGACGCCGGACGGGTGCGCGGCCGAGCGCGGGTGATCGCCGACTTCCTCGCCGATCGCGACGTTTCGGCGGTGGCGGTGCCCGCACGGTTCCCCCTCGGCACGGCCGACGGACTGCGCGAGGAGGGCCTCGTCGTCGACGTCGACCACGACGACGCTGTCACCCGGCTCCGCGCGGTCAAGACCGACACCGAAATCGAACACATCCGGCGCGCCCAGCGCGCGAACGAACGCGCCATGTCGGCCGCCGAATCCCTCCTCGAGTTGGCGACCGTCGAGGACGGGCTCCTCCACCGCGACGGTGAGCCCCTGACCAGCGAGGCAGTCAGGCGCGAAATCGAACTCACGCTCCTCCAGGACGGGTACGCCCTCGACGAAACCATCGTCGCCTGCGGCGCCGACGCCGCCGACCCCCACGACCGCGGCTCCGGCCCCCTGCGCGCGGGCGAGCCCATCGTGATCGATATCTTCCCCCGAGACAAGGAGACGCGGTATCACGCCGACATGACGCGGACGTTCGTCAAGGGCACGCCGAGTCCGAAGCTCCGGGAGTGGTTCGAGTTGACCGACGCGGCGAGACAGGCGGCCCTCGACGCCGTCGAACCGGGCGTCACGGGTGAGGACGTTCACGCCGCCGCCTGCGACGTCTACGAAGAGGCGGGACTCCCGACGCTCCGCAGCGATCCCGGCGCCGAGACGGGGTTCATCCACAGCACCGGCCACGGCGTCGGCCTCGACGTCCACGAACTCCCGCGGATCGCGCCCGACGGCGGCGAACTCGACCCCGGGAACGTCATCACGGTCGAACCGGGGCTGTACGACCCCGATGTCGGCGGCGTGCGCATCGAGGATCTGGTGGTCGTCACCGAGGATGGCTACGAGAATCTGACAGCGTATCCGGTCGAACTGGTCGTCTAG
- a CDS encoding LysE family transporter, which yields MNAVIASESVTEGFLAGVRAGLGAMTADAVFFVCSLLGVVTVVERFPTLRAVMVGVGGLLMLYFAYGAAAEASVGFTSASVSAQTPARATTGFRKAFLLALTNPYQILFWLTIGVGLLEPGRLDVLSYTPYVGSDLAGLLVVRTGSPVLLFGFFLGIALWITGFPLALRAGQRRVAAFAPVVAGISALVLGGFGLLFLFDAIRSLT from the coding sequence ATGAACGCCGTCATCGCGTCGGAGTCGGTCACCGAAGGATTTCTGGCGGGCGTCCGCGCCGGCCTGGGCGCGATGACCGCCGACGCCGTCTTCTTCGTCTGTTCGCTGCTCGGCGTCGTGACGGTCGTCGAACGATTCCCGACGCTCCGGGCGGTGATGGTCGGCGTCGGCGGCCTCCTCATGCTGTATTTCGCCTATGGCGCGGCCGCGGAGGCGAGCGTCGGGTTCACCTCCGCCTCCGTCTCCGCCCAGACGCCCGCCCGGGCAACGACGGGCTTTCGCAAGGCGTTCCTGCTCGCGCTCACCAACCCCTATCAGATCCTGTTCTGGTTGACCATCGGCGTCGGCCTGCTCGAACCCGGGCGTCTGGACGTGCTGTCGTACACGCCCTACGTCGGGAGCGACCTCGCCGGTCTGCTGGTGGTCCGGACGGGAAGCCCCGTGCTCCTGTTCGGCTTCTTCCTCGGCATCGCGCTCTGGATCACCGGCTTTCCGCTCGCACTCCGGGCGGGCCAGCGCCGCGTCGCCGCGTTCGCGCCCGTCGTCGCCGGGATCAGTGCGCTCGTGCTCGGCGGGTTCGGCCTCCTGTTCCTGTTCGACGCCATCCGGTCGCTGACCTGA
- a CDS encoding TMEM165/GDT1 family protein, protein MTGWLEILTVAFVAQLVVLPGEKVQFIIAGLSTRYNPLVVVSAAGTAFAGWTVLEILFGEALQRALPPAVLDAFTAGLFLLFAVLLYRSMPGRGEPERVETSATDGGVTSLSDDFQPQVFGRELPDALGGFLPIFAMMAAGEFGDKTQLVTIGLAAQYGAHPAIWAGEMLAIIPVSLANAFFFHRFSHRLDLRKAHLFSAALFAFFAVDTSLSIVTGFSVWETVVGVVAAAITGAF, encoded by the coding sequence ATGACCGGGTGGCTCGAAATCCTCACGGTCGCTTTCGTCGCCCAACTCGTCGTCCTGCCGGGCGAGAAGGTGCAGTTCATCATTGCCGGGCTCTCGACCCGGTACAACCCGCTGGTGGTCGTCAGCGCCGCGGGCACCGCCTTCGCCGGCTGGACCGTGCTCGAAATCCTCTTCGGCGAGGCGCTCCAGCGCGCGCTCCCACCCGCCGTGCTGGACGCGTTCACTGCGGGCCTGTTCCTCCTCTTCGCCGTCCTCCTCTACCGATCGATGCCGGGCCGCGGCGAACCGGAACGGGTCGAAACGAGCGCGACTGACGGCGGGGTCACCTCGCTGTCCGACGACTTCCAGCCGCAGGTGTTCGGGCGGGAACTCCCGGACGCGCTCGGTGGCTTCCTCCCCATCTTCGCGATGATGGCCGCCGGCGAGTTCGGCGACAAGACCCAGCTGGTCACGATCGGACTGGCCGCCCAGTACGGTGCCCACCCCGCCATCTGGGCCGGCGAGATGCTCGCCATCATCCCGGTGAGCCTCGCGAACGCCTTCTTCTTCCATCGGTTCTCGCACCGACTCGACCTCCGGAAGGCCCACCTCTTCTCGGCGGCGTTGTTCGCCTTCTTCGCGGTCGATACGTCGCTGAGCATCGTCACCGGATTCTCCGTCTGGGAGACGGTCGTCGGCGTCGTCGCGGCGGCCATCACTGGCGCGTTCTAA
- a CDS encoding metal-dependent transcriptional regulator has translation MLSDAMEDYLKAIYRVQSEDGSPVSTSAIAEEVGKTAPTVTSMVQKLADRGLLEREKYKGVELTPEGETVALEVLRHHRLLEAYLAERLDYSWVDVHEEADALEHHISEEFEQRVAEALGDPKVDPHGDPIPGADLRPLESDETAPLTDYDTGDRVVVSRVRDRDEAELTYLDEAGIRPGTELAVVDVAPFGMVTVRVDGGEQSLPESVARTIRVRPAEQEADA, from the coding sequence ATGTTGAGCGACGCGATGGAGGACTATCTAAAGGCGATCTATCGGGTTCAGTCGGAGGACGGCTCACCGGTGTCGACCTCGGCCATCGCCGAGGAGGTGGGCAAGACGGCGCCGACGGTGACGAGCATGGTCCAGAAACTCGCGGACCGCGGGTTGCTGGAGCGCGAGAAGTACAAGGGCGTCGAACTCACGCCCGAAGGAGAGACGGTCGCGCTGGAGGTGCTCCGCCACCACCGCCTGCTCGAAGCCTATCTCGCCGAACGCCTCGACTACTCGTGGGTCGACGTCCACGAGGAGGCCGACGCACTCGAACACCACATCTCCGAGGAGTTCGAACAGCGGGTCGCGGAGGCGCTCGGCGATCCGAAAGTCGATCCCCACGGCGATCCGATCCCCGGCGCGGATCTGCGGCCACTCGAAAGCGACGAGACCGCGCCGCTGACCGACTACGACACGGGGGACCGAGTGGTCGTCAGCCGAGTCCGCGACCGGGACGAAGCCGAACTCACCTATCTCGACGAGGCGGGAATCCGGCCGGGGACCGAACTCGCCGTCGTCGACGTGGCGCCGTTCGGCATGGTGACCGTGCGGGTCGACGGCGGCGAACAGAGCCTCCCCGAATCGGTCGCGCGCACGATCCGCGTCCGGCCCGCCGAACAGGAGGCCGACGCATGA